The following proteins come from a genomic window of Streptomyces sp. GS7:
- a CDS encoding dihydrodipicolinate synthase family protein, with translation MTDSTTWHTDRPWRGIMVATTLPLRDDLSVDHDAYAEHVRWLIDNGCDGVVPNGSLGEYQTLTDEERARVVRTAVEAAGDGARVMPGVSAYGSGAARRWAEQAADEGCGSVLLLPPNAYRADESGVRAHYAEVARAGMPIVAYNNPIDTKVDLTPGTLAHLHQDGSIVAVKEFTGDVRRAYEIAELAPELDLLIGADDVLLELALAGAVGWIAGYPNAFPTSCATLYHAAVAGDLATARPLYKTLHPLLRWDSKTEFVQSIKLSMDLVGRRGGPTRPPRSPLTGQSEAAVRAATQKAVADGHR, from the coding sequence ATGACCGACTCCACCACCTGGCACACCGACCGTCCGTGGCGCGGAATCATGGTCGCCACCACCCTGCCCCTGCGGGACGACCTCTCCGTCGACCACGACGCCTACGCGGAGCACGTGCGCTGGCTGATCGACAACGGCTGCGACGGAGTCGTGCCCAACGGCTCGCTCGGCGAGTACCAGACCCTCACCGACGAGGAACGGGCCCGCGTCGTCCGTACCGCCGTCGAGGCCGCGGGCGACGGGGCGAGGGTCATGCCCGGCGTCTCCGCCTACGGCAGCGGCGCAGCCAGGCGCTGGGCGGAGCAGGCGGCCGACGAGGGCTGCGGCTCGGTACTGCTCCTGCCCCCGAACGCCTACCGGGCCGACGAGTCGGGCGTGCGCGCCCACTACGCCGAGGTCGCCCGCGCCGGGATGCCGATCGTCGCCTACAACAACCCCATCGACACCAAGGTCGACCTCACCCCGGGCACGCTGGCCCACCTCCACCAGGACGGCAGCATCGTCGCCGTGAAGGAGTTCACCGGCGACGTCCGCAGGGCCTACGAGATCGCCGAACTCGCCCCGGAACTCGATCTGCTGATCGGCGCCGACGACGTCCTGCTGGAACTCGCCCTCGCCGGCGCCGTCGGCTGGATCGCCGGATACCCCAACGCCTTCCCCACCAGCTGCGCCACGCTGTACCACGCCGCCGTCGCAGGCGACCTGGCCACGGCCCGCCCGCTCTACAAGACCCTGCACCCCTTGCTGCGCTGGGACTCCAAGACGGAGTTCGTGCAGTCCATCAAGCTGTCCATGGACCTCGTCGGGCGGCGGGGCGGACCCACGCGCCCACCGCGTTCTCCGCTCACCGGGCAGTCCGAGGCGGCGGTGCGGGCCGCCACCCAGAAGGCCGTCGCCGACGGTCACCGCTGA
- a CDS encoding proline racemase family protein — MRTRHVFHAVDSHTEGMPTRVITGGVGVVPGTTMAERRTYFIEHMDRLRTLLMYEPRGHAAMSGAILQPPTRPDADYGVLYIEVSGLLPMCGHGTIGVATVLVETGMVPVTEPVTTVRLDTPAGLVSVDVQVADGAATSVTLTNVPAFCAALDRTVEVPGHGTVTYDLAFGGNFYAFVELDALGLPFDRARKDDLLAAGLAIMDAVNTSPERPVHPERPEIAGVKHVYLAAPGSDAHHSRHAMAIHPGWFDRSPCGTGTSARMAQLHARGQLPLNRDFVNESFIGTRFTGRLIEETTVGALPAVVPAVTGRAWITGTAQYFLDPDDPFPGGFLL, encoded by the coding sequence GTGCGCACCCGCCATGTCTTCCACGCCGTCGATTCCCACACCGAGGGCATGCCCACCCGCGTGATCACCGGTGGCGTCGGGGTCGTCCCCGGCACCACCATGGCCGAGCGGCGGACGTACTTCATCGAGCACATGGACCGCCTCCGGACGCTCCTGATGTACGAACCACGCGGTCATGCCGCCATGAGCGGCGCCATCCTCCAACCGCCCACCCGCCCCGACGCCGACTACGGGGTCCTCTACATCGAGGTCTCCGGGCTCCTCCCGATGTGCGGACACGGCACGATCGGGGTCGCCACCGTCCTGGTCGAGACGGGCATGGTGCCGGTGACCGAACCGGTCACCACCGTCCGGCTCGACACCCCGGCGGGACTGGTGAGCGTCGACGTGCAGGTGGCGGACGGCGCCGCCACGTCCGTCACGCTCACCAACGTTCCCGCCTTCTGCGCCGCCCTGGACCGCACGGTCGAGGTCCCCGGCCACGGCACGGTCACCTACGACCTCGCGTTCGGCGGGAACTTCTACGCATTCGTCGAACTCGACGCGCTGGGGCTGCCGTTCGACCGCGCCCGCAAGGACGACCTACTGGCCGCCGGACTGGCCATCATGGACGCCGTCAACACCTCTCCGGAGCGGCCCGTACACCCAGAGCGGCCGGAGATCGCCGGAGTCAAGCACGTCTACCTCGCCGCTCCCGGCTCCGACGCCCACCACTCGCGGCACGCGATGGCCATCCACCCCGGCTGGTTCGACCGCTCCCCGTGCGGCACGGGCACCTCGGCCCGGATGGCCCAGCTGCACGCGCGCGGCCAACTTCCCCTGAACCGCGACTTCGTCAACGAATCCTTCATCGGCACGCGCTTCACCGGCCGTCTGATCGAGGAGACCACGGTCGGCGCACTGCCCGCCGTCGTACCGGCCGTCACCGGACGCGCCTGGATCACCGGCACCGCCCAGTACTTCCTGGACCCGGACGACCCCTTCCCCGGAGGTTTCCTCCTGTGA